TAATATAGCAGAGCACTTCGCTGAGGTTGTTTTAGACTATCCCAATTTGAAAAATTAAGAACGCTTCTTCCATCCCTTATGTGTCCACTAACGATAAAGTTGGCAGGTGTTAACTGATCATACCAGCTCAGGTTAGTTTGATTAGAATGGCAGTCAAAACAGGAATTTCTCAAAATATCGCTCACCTCTTTGGGTACATCAGAGAGATCTTTTGCTGGTTCACTTTCAATTTTTTCAGGTCTCCAACATTGTATTAATACAATTCCTATTAACAGGAAAACGACTATTTTAACCCTCTTTTTCATTGGTGATACATTTTTACGTTGTTGTTTGATGAATCGAAAATACCTGCAACTCATTGATTTTTAGACTACTTTCCGGGGAAAGGGAATTTTTTGACCTTGAAGCCGAATATTTTAAACTGAATAATTTGGCTACTTTCGTTTTTATCATAAAAGGAGCAGGACCTTTTCTAAAATGGCAGGGCCCTCCATTTTATTTAATCAAAGAGGTATACAACAAGTGAAAAAAACGCGGCTATATACTTTAACACTCGTAGGGATAAGCATCGTTGTTTTGATGATCAGCCTGGCATCCACCCAATATCTTTACAATGCTGCCAGGGAAAAGTTGTGGAGTACCAAATTAGCATCCGGAGAGCGGGAAGCAAGGGAAATCGCTCACCTGCTGGAGCAGCAACTCAATAGCGGACTAACACAACAACAGGTGATCAATAACCTGCAGAGAAGCATCGAAAATACCGATGTCAAAAGTGATTTCATCTGCATGTATAACCAAAAGGGAATTGAACTGTGCCATCCGAACCCCGCCCTTATCGGTCAAATCATCGGGGAAGAAAACTCAGCGATAAAAGAACTAAAAACCGGGGAAAGCAGCTCTTTCATTGCTGTTTTACAAGCAGGCGTAAAAAGAAATGGGCTGCGCACATTCTCCGGCAATTCTCAGAAAAGCTCCGAAATAGTAACAGTTTATCCGGTACCACAAACGGATTGGATGGTAGCCTCCCACGCTAACTTAACGGTGTTACAGGAGCAGTTGTCTGATTTACACCTGCAGTTCCTGGTTGGTTTGCTGCTGAGTGCTATCGCCATCAGCCTTTGCTGTTATATGCTCATCCGGCTGATTTACAGAAAATACGAAGCTGATATTGACCACGAAATAAAGGAGTTAAATGATAAAGTGGTGGGATTGCAAGCCTTAAATCTGCAATTAAACACCCAGCAGGAAAAGTTACAGCAGCTTCCACATCCGTTGATGGCCCCTGCTGCTGCATCTGATACTGAAATAGTAAAAAAGAGAGTGATCACCTATCATAAAGATGAACTGATAAAATTAGATACCCACGACATTGCCTATGTTTTTCTGGACAACGGACTTCCTTATTTCTACACATTTGAAAATCGTCCCTTCAATAGTAATAATAGCCTGGATGAAATAATGAAATGGCTGGATAATACCAATTTCTATAGAGCAAACAGACAATTTATTATTAATATCCGGGCCATACAGAGCATATTGCTGTATGGAAAAAATCAGCTGAAACTGATTATGAAACCGGCGCCAGATATGGATGTTATCATCAGCAAGAACAAGGTAGCTGAATTTAAACAATGGCTGGATCAGTAAAAGCGCGGGCTCCCGGAATTACTACCAGCTTCCCATAATTTGACAGGATTTTCTACACAGACCAGTACTTCCGATTTATACAATATTCCATTTCTTCGACATTCTACCTTTGTATGTTGAAAGAAGGAAATAAAACAGGAACTGCAGTATTCGTGAATGCCCCGTTAACTAACAAAATAAGTGGTATGCGACTTAAAAAAGTAGAAAAAGGAGATGGTTTTTTTCGTGCCTTATTGATCAGGTTTATCTCAACCGTATCGGGAATGCGCCTGCCTGACGCCGCGCGTATCGTTATGTATCATAGAGATTTTTATGGAAAGCCAATGACAACCTGGACGCAGGCGGCCATGCGAGGCGAAAGCAGTTGGTCTGTTGGTGAGCGGGAACTTTTCGCGGCTATGACGGCAAAATGGAATTCATGCCCGTTTTGCATAGACGCGCACGGTGCTATTGCGTCATTGGCTTTGAATAAAACAATGGTAGCGGCATCACTTGCGGATTTTCGCCAGGCGAACCTACCTTCTAAATTATATGCCATCCTGGAGGTCCTGGAAATACTCACCAAAACACCAGATGAACTGACTAAGGAACAAGTGGCTACGGTACTTCAAAACGGAATATCCGCACGGGAACTGGAAGATGCAATGGCAATTGTCGCCCTGTTCGGCATTACTGTTCGCTGCGCGAATACTTTCAATTTTGAGATGTTGGATAATGCTGAATTATTCCAGGCAGCCAAGCGAATGCTGACACAGGGTTATGTTTTCGGCAAGGGCAAGATGAAAGGTCTCCCGGATCACAGGACCTTGGCCGAAGAACTGCGCAAACGCGTGCTTGAAGGACCTGGATTAACAAATACTGAATTTCGACAGGCATTTGCGAAACGAGCAACTGACGGCCCCGCTCTATCTGATCCAGATTATGACAAGCTGGCGCTACAAATTGGGCAATGTTCTTACAAGGTTACAGATGAACAGGTAGTAAAAGTAGTCCGGAAATCCGGAAGCGAAAAAGCCGCCTTTGAATTGATGACGGCAGCTGCTGTTAATTCGGGGCTTTATCGCTGGCAGCGGGGGCTTAGCTTATTAAAGGAAGTAGAAAAATAAAACTATCTGATAATTAATTATTAATAGAAGATTATATAACCCCTTTTCGCATCAAACAAAACTTCCTTTTTGTAGTTTTTCTTCGAAAAAGCAGCAAACAAATTAATCGCTAAGATCATGGAGAAATTTTGTATCTCTCCGAAGATCCGAAAACGCTTGCTAAATCAGTGCAGATCGGCACAAAATATATTTGGCTATAACTTCGAAGTATATCTGGTTTATATCCTTGCGAAGCGGAAAGGCTTATCAATGGAAATGCTGCGACTCCTGAAAAACGGAAAGCACTCGGTAGTTGCCTTACAGATTAAGATGTAGCTTCTTTTCGCTATTTAGTTTCTGGTAATTTAGCTACCATCTTGCCATGTAACTGCTCGTTAACTAAATAGCCAATAAAGGAGGCAAACGAAGTTATATCCTGTCCTACGCTTGCCTGCTCTAATGCCTGCATGTATTCAGTTCTTCTTTCCACAGGAATAACAGTCCACGGATATCCACCTGAAGCCAACATTGCATTCATTAGAAAACGTCCTATTCTTCCGTTGCCATCCATGTACGGGTGAATAAAAACAAAAATGAAATGACCCAATACCGCTCTAACCGATGCCGCTGGTTCTTCTTCCAATAATTCAAATAGTATGGGCATGGCATCCCTCATAGCATCAACATTCAAAGGAACGTGTTTGGAGTTGCCGATATGTACCTGATGATTGCGATACCCGGCAAGGTCTGCGGCCTTTAATAGTCCGGCAGCAACACTTGGGTCGAAGAGCTGTCTGTACCATTTTGAGTGATCTTTATCCACCTGCTTTCCCGAATTAGCTCCTTTCAATATGGCTGTGATGGTTTCTTTCACCTGCAAAAAGGCTTGGAAGTAGCCTCTTGCCGCCATTGCATCCCTTTGTTTTCGATCTTCTTCGTTTCCTTTGCTATTCCACTTGCCACTACTTACCCTTTCGATCAGTTCAGGTGTCACTCTATATCGCTCAATAGAAAGTGAGTGATAAGCATCAGTTACATAAATATCGTCAACGTCCTTTAAATAGGCTTGTGAATCATCGGGTATGCCGGGCGCTTGGGGAAAGTTGGCAATAATAATCTCACGCATTTGCTGCCACATGAGCCTGATTCGATTTGCATAAGGAGAACGTTCACGGGAGGAAAGGTTCAGGTTCAGTTTGGCTTCAAAAGGATCTTCTTCCCGTATATCATAATCGGCCTGCTTAACAGTATCAACAATCTGGTCAGCTATTTTATCCCTGTTTATATTTCTAAAAGCACCTGCTAATCTGCCGGCAAATGTTGTATGCCCCTTTTCTAAAAGAATAGGCAATACTTCTGAAGCATCTCTTATCAATGCAAGGGCTGTGCGGGCATCTATGGCATTTCTTGTATAAATACCCGGTGAGCTATAAACCAAAGCAGCAGGCAGACTGTATATCCTCATTCCATCCAATACGACGGTTTGATCCGCAGGTGGAATACTGGTCTTTAAATTGAATAAGGAAGTATTATGCGGCAAGGGTGTAGGATTATTATTTCCTTGCGGTGAACGTACCATCAGTTGCTGTGGCACTGTGCTGTTTCCTGCATGGATGAGAAGTGACTGATCTGCCGACAAACACCATTCATTACCAAACTTATAGTTTAGGAACTTCACAACGAAGTCCCAATAGGAACTATACCAAGACGTAGTTTCGCCTTCCTTTTCCGCGGGGTCTGTAGGTATGTACCAACCCTTTGTAACTTCACGGATAAAGCCATTTTTAAGTAATAATTCCCTGTATTTCCGATTGGGAATTTCATCGGTATGAATACCGACAGCTCCTTTATCCTGCAACTCCTGCAGGAATTTCAGGGATTCAACTAATCTTTCCCGGGGTGTCGCCATAATAAAACCTTGCATTTGTATGGCAGGCTATGCCGTCCATTATTTATTAAACATGGGTATGCAGTTACTATTAAATTGTGCCGTCCCCATACTATTAAACAAAGATGCGACAAATTTATTAAATCATGTCGTGCTATTTCTATTGAATACTGATCATATATCCTTTCATTGCCATATAAATACAATGCCGCACTTAATTTTAAAACGCTGCCATCGTCACCAAGTCCCCCTCCTTTTACCATTGGCTTTACGGATTTGCTGCAGCATTTTCCTGACAGTGCGTTCACTCCTACCGGTAATATTCTGGATGTCTTTTGCATAAATCACTATGCGATTAGGTACTAATATGTGCAAATTCGGCATAATCGGAATGGAAATTTTGCAGGGTTAAAATGCCGGCTTAGTTTGGTGTGGTTAAATGCAAATTTACAACATCCTGCGCAGATGTAAGCCTAACGGGCCTGGCTATGTGAAAGCCCTTTTTTATTATCTAAAATTATTTTCCAATGGCAAAACAAAACGGAATAATTCCCTTGGAAGGAACTATTGGCAATATCACTTTTTATAAAACAAAGGACGGTAACCTCGCCCGTGAGAAAGGAGGTGTTGATGCCAACCGCATCGCGACAGATCCGGCGTTTATACGTACCCGTGAAAATGGTGCAGAGTTTGGCCGTGCCGGTAAGGCAGGGAAAGTACTGCGGACAGCCTTCCGGGCAATGCTGTTAAACGTCCGGGATGGTCGCATGACACCACGGCTGGTTCGTGAGATGGTGAAGGTAATCAAGGCGGATGTCACGAATCTGAGAGGGCAACGCAACATTATCGATGGTGAGGCGGAATTGCTGAATGGGTTTGAGTTCAATGGTGA
The Chitinophaga sp. MM2321 DNA segment above includes these coding regions:
- a CDS encoding LytTR family transcriptional regulator DNA-binding domain-containing protein, translated to MKKTRLYTLTLVGISIVVLMISLASTQYLYNAAREKLWSTKLASGEREAREIAHLLEQQLNSGLTQQQVINNLQRSIENTDVKSDFICMYNQKGIELCHPNPALIGQIIGEENSAIKELKTGESSSFIAVLQAGVKRNGLRTFSGNSQKSSEIVTVYPVPQTDWMVASHANLTVLQEQLSDLHLQFLVGLLLSAIAISLCCYMLIRLIYRKYEADIDHEIKELNDKVVGLQALNLQLNTQQEKLQQLPHPLMAPAAASDTEIVKKRVITYHKDELIKLDTHDIAYVFLDNGLPYFYTFENRPFNSNNSLDEIMKWLDNTNFYRANRQFIINIRAIQSILLYGKNQLKLIMKPAPDMDVIISKNKVAEFKQWLDQ
- a CDS encoding Fic family protein, with amino-acid sequence MQGFIMATPRERLVESLKFLQELQDKGAVGIHTDEIPNRKYRELLLKNGFIREVTKGWYIPTDPAEKEGETTSWYSSYWDFVVKFLNYKFGNEWCLSADQSLLIHAGNSTVPQQLMVRSPQGNNNPTPLPHNTSLFNLKTSIPPADQTVVLDGMRIYSLPAALVYSSPGIYTRNAIDARTALALIRDASEVLPILLEKGHTTFAGRLAGAFRNINRDKIADQIVDTVKQADYDIREEDPFEAKLNLNLSSRERSPYANRIRLMWQQMREIIIANFPQAPGIPDDSQAYLKDVDDIYVTDAYHSLSIERYRVTPELIERVSSGKWNSKGNEEDRKQRDAMAARGYFQAFLQVKETITAILKGANSGKQVDKDHSKWYRQLFDPSVAAGLLKAADLAGYRNHQVHIGNSKHVPLNVDAMRDAMPILFELLEEEPAASVRAVLGHFIFVFIHPYMDGNGRIGRFLMNAMLASGGYPWTVIPVERRTEYMQALEQASVGQDITSFASFIGYLVNEQLHGKMVAKLPETK